A single Candidatus Neomarinimicrobiota bacterium DNA region contains:
- a CDS encoding sigma-54 dependent transcriptional regulator: MPFNTLILDDEKLICNSMKRLLQSDENVVHTATKIESARTILEKHEIDLVLLDYALGEIDGISVLKEIKLNFPQTVVIMLTAYATIQLAVEAMKLGAFDFVEKDESSEITRYAVQRGLDHQRLRKEVEDLRLQCMEKNSAVEIISVSSEMREVLDLSKEFARTDATVLITGETGTGKNLLSRYIHFNSAHFDRNLITLNCAAIPAELIESELFGYESGSFTGARKGGKPGLIEQADKSTFVLDEISDLSIDLQTKLLHVLESGEFYRIGGVQPVKVEVRFIACSNANLPEMIRERKFRSDLFYRLNVANIRIPALRERRMDILPLTKHFINSFNQSFKKSVKLIDKDVESFLITSKWLGNVRELRNYVERGILLAKGDVLKLSNIRNNDPQAEILNTVEGEPTFVIKLNPQPDHNLIHAVQDKLVEQVLELTDQNRTSAAKMLGIPRTSLNNYIKRADSMSNGGDD, encoded by the coding sequence ATGCCTTTTAATACCCTCATTCTGGATGACGAAAAACTCATCTGTAATTCCATGAAACGACTCTTGCAGAGTGATGAAAACGTCGTGCATACCGCAACTAAAATTGAGTCTGCCCGGACCATTCTTGAAAAGCATGAGATAGATCTGGTTCTACTTGATTATGCTCTAGGTGAAATTGACGGCATATCTGTGCTAAAAGAAATCAAACTGAACTTCCCTCAAACAGTTGTCATCATGCTGACTGCTTATGCAACCATTCAACTGGCTGTTGAGGCCATGAAATTGGGTGCATTTGACTTCGTTGAGAAAGATGAATCATCCGAAATAACCCGCTACGCCGTCCAGAGAGGCCTGGATCATCAGCGTTTACGTAAAGAGGTTGAGGATTTGCGCCTGCAATGCATGGAAAAGAATTCAGCAGTGGAGATCATTTCTGTTTCTTCTGAAATGCGTGAAGTCCTGGATCTGAGTAAAGAATTTGCCCGAACAGATGCAACCGTGCTGATCACCGGTGAAACCGGTACAGGAAAAAATCTATTGTCACGGTACATTCATTTTAACAGCGCCCATTTCGATAGAAATCTAATTACGCTTAATTGTGCAGCAATTCCTGCTGAACTGATTGAAAGTGAGTTGTTCGGATATGAAAGTGGTTCATTTACGGGAGCCCGCAAAGGGGGTAAACCGGGGCTCATTGAACAGGCTGATAAAAGCACTTTTGTGCTGGATGAGATCAGTGATCTGAGTATCGATCTTCAGACAAAATTACTGCATGTCCTTGAAAGTGGCGAATTCTACCGCATCGGTGGTGTGCAACCCGTAAAGGTTGAGGTCCGGTTTATCGCCTGTAGCAATGCCAACCTCCCGGAAATGATCCGAGAGCGCAAATTCAGATCTGATCTATTTTACCGTTTAAATGTAGCTAATATCAGGATTCCCGCACTGAGGGAACGCAGGATGGATATTCTCCCCCTGACAAAACATTTTATTAATTCGTTTAATCAGAGCTTTAAGAAGTCTGTGAAGTTGATAGACAAAGACGTTGAAAGTTTTCTCATCACTTCAAAGTGGTTGGGTAATGTTCGTGAATTACGCAATTACGTAGAACGAGGAATTCTACTGGCCAAAGGGGATGTTCTCAAATTGAGCAATATTCGCAATAATGACCCCCAAGCTGAAATTTTGAATACAGTTGAGGGTGAGCCGACATTCGTGATCAAGTTGAATCCACAACCAGATCATAATCTGATCCATGCTGTTCAGGATAAATTGGTTGAGCAGGTGCTGGAGCTCACAGATCAGAATCGAACCAGTGCTGCCAAGATGCTTGGGATTCCTCGAACATCGTTAAA